The Macaca nemestrina isolate mMacNem1 chromosome 12, mMacNem.hap1, whole genome shotgun sequence genome contains a region encoding:
- the LOC105493713 gene encoding matrilysin has product MAAMRLTVLCAVCLLPGSLALPLPREAGGMSELQWKQAQDYLKRFYLYDSETKNANSLEAKLKEMEKFFGLPITGMLNSRIIEIMQKPRCGVPDVAEYSLFPNSPKWTSKVVTYRIVSYTRDLPHFTVDRLVSKALNMWGKEIPLHFRKVVWGTADIMIGFARGAHGDPYPFDGPGNTLAHAFAPGPGLGGDAHFDEDERWTDGSSLGINFLYAATHELGHSLGMGHSSDPNAVMYPTYGNGDPQNFKLSQDDIKGIQKLYGKRSNSRKK; this is encoded by the exons ATGGCAGCTATGCGACTCACCGTGCTATGTGCTGTGTGCCTGCTGCCTGGCagcctggccctgccgctgcctcgggaggcaggaggcatgAGTGAGCTCCAGTGGAAACAGGCTCAG GACTATCTCAAGAGATTTTATCTCTAtgactcagaaacaaaaaatgcCAACAGTTTAGAAGCCAAACTCAAGGAGATGGAAAAATTCTTTGGCCTGCCTATAACTGGAATGTTAAACTCCCGCATCATAGAAATAATGCAGAAGCCCAGATGTGGAGTGCCAGATGTTGCAGAATACTCACTATTTCCAAATAGCCCAAAATGGACTTCCAAAGTAGTTACCTACAG GATTGTATCATATACTCGAGACTTACCGCATTTTACAGTGGATCGATTAGTGTCAAAGGCTTTAAACATGTGGGGCAAAGAGATCCCCCTGCATTTCAGGAAAGTTGTATGGGGAACTGCTGACATCATGATTGGCTTTGCACGAGGAG CTCATGGGGACCCATACCCGTTTGATGGGCCAGGAAACACGCTGGCTCATGCCTTTGCACCTGGGCCAGGTCTTGGAGGAGATGCTCACTTCGATGAGGATGAACGCTGGACGGATGGTAGCAGTCTAG GAATTAACTTCCTGTATGCTGCAACGCATGAACTTGGCCATTCTTTGGGTATGGGACATTCTTCTGATCCCAATGCAGTGATGTATCCGACCTATGGAAACGGAGATCCCCAAAATTTTAAACTTTCCCAGGATGATATTAAAGGCATTCAGAAACTATAtg GAAAGAGAAGTAAttcaagaaagaaatag